From one Sus scrofa isolate TJ Tabasco breed Duroc chromosome 9, Sscrofa11.1, whole genome shotgun sequence genomic stretch:
- the TATDN3 gene encoding putative deoxyribonuclease TATDN3 isoform X5 has translation MGSVGVGLVDCHCHLSAPDFDHDLDDVLEKAKKASVMALVVVAEHSGEFEKIMQLSERYNGFVLPCLGIHPVQGVSSEDQRSVTLKDLDIALPIIENYKDQLLAIGEVGLDFSPRIAGTDEQKEEQRQVLIRQVQLARRLNLPFRNIHSRSAGRPTISLLREQGADKVLLHAFDGRPSVAMEGVRAGYFFSIPPSIIRSGQKQKLVKQLPLTSICLETDSPALGPEKQVRNEPHNISIAAEYIAQVKGISVEEVIEVTTQNALKLFPKLRHLLQK, from the exons ATGGGGTCGGTGGGCGTAGGGCTGGTGGACTGTCACTGTCACCTCTCCGCCCCGGATTTTGACCAC GATCTGGATGATGTGTTGGAGAAAGCCAAGAAA GCCAGTGTTATGGCTCTTGTGGTGGTTGCTGAACATTCAGGAGAATTTGAAAAGATTATGCAGCTTTCAGAAAG GTATAATGGATTTGTCCTGCCATGCTTGGGTATTCACCCTGTTCAGGGAGTTTCATCAGAAGACCAAAGAAGTGTCACATTAAAG gatTTGGATATAGCTTTGCCCATTATCGAGAATTATAAGGATCAATTGTTGGCAATTGGAGAG gttGGACTAGATTTCTCCCCCAGAATTGCTGGCACTGATGAACAGAAGGAAGAGCAAAGACAAGTCCTAATCAGACAGGTCCAATTGGCCAGAAGACTCAATTTGCCTTT cAGAAACATTCACTCACGCTCAGCTGGAAGACCCACCATCAGCCTCTTACGGGAGCAAG GTGCCGACAAAGTGCTGCTGCATGCGTTTGATGGTCGGCCGTCTGTAGCCATGGAAGGTGTAAGAGCTGGGTACTTCTTCTCAATTCCTCCTTCTATCATAAGAAGTGGACAG aaGCAGAAACTTGTGAAACAGTTGCCTTTAACTTCAATTTGCTTAGAAACAGATTCACCTGCACTTGGACCAGAAAAAcag GTACGGAATGAACCCCACAACATTTCCATTGCAGCAGAATATATTGCCCAGGTAAAAGGAATCTCAGTGGAGGAAGTTATAGAAGTGACAACTCAGAATGCATTGAAGCTGTTTCCCAAGCTTCGGCACCTGCTCCAGAAATAG
- the TATDN3 gene encoding putative deoxyribonuclease TATDN3 isoform X7, which produces MGSVGVGLVDCHCHLSAPDFDHDLDDVLEKAKKASVMALVVVAEHSGEFEKIMQLSERYNGFVLPCLGIHPVQGVSSEDQRSVTLKDLDIALPIIENYKDQLLAIGEVGLDFSPRIAGTDEQKEEQRQVLIRQVQLARRLNLPLNIHSRSAGRPTISLLREQGADKVLLHAFDGRPSVAMEGVRAGYFFSIPPSIIRSGQQKLVKQLPLTSICLETDSPALGPEKQVRNEPHNISIAAEYIAQVKGISVEEVIEVTTQNALKLFPKLRHLLQK; this is translated from the exons ATGGGGTCGGTGGGCGTAGGGCTGGTGGACTGTCACTGTCACCTCTCCGCCCCGGATTTTGACCAC GATCTGGATGATGTGTTGGAGAAAGCCAAGAAA GCCAGTGTTATGGCTCTTGTGGTGGTTGCTGAACATTCAGGAGAATTTGAAAAGATTATGCAGCTTTCAGAAAG GTATAATGGATTTGTCCTGCCATGCTTGGGTATTCACCCTGTTCAGGGAGTTTCATCAGAAGACCAAAGAAGTGTCACATTAAAG gatTTGGATATAGCTTTGCCCATTATCGAGAATTATAAGGATCAATTGTTGGCAATTGGAGAG gttGGACTAGATTTCTCCCCCAGAATTGCTGGCACTGATGAACAGAAGGAAGAGCAAAGACAAGTCCTAATCAGACAGGTCCAATTGGCCAGAAGACTCAATTTGCCTTT AAACATTCACTCACGCTCAGCTGGAAGACCCACCATCAGCCTCTTACGGGAGCAAG GTGCCGACAAAGTGCTGCTGCATGCGTTTGATGGTCGGCCGTCTGTAGCCATGGAAGGTGTAAGAGCTGGGTACTTCTTCTCAATTCCTCCTTCTATCATAAGAAGTGGACAG CAGAAACTTGTGAAACAGTTGCCTTTAACTTCAATTTGCTTAGAAACAGATTCACCTGCACTTGGACCAGAAAAAcag GTACGGAATGAACCCCACAACATTTCCATTGCAGCAGAATATATTGCCCAGGTAAAAGGAATCTCAGTGGAGGAAGTTATAGAAGTGACAACTCAGAATGCATTGAAGCTGTTTCCCAAGCTTCGGCACCTGCTCCAGAAATAG
- the TATDN3 gene encoding putative deoxyribonuclease TATDN3 isoform X6, with amino-acid sequence MGSVGVGLVDCHCHLSAPDFDHDLDDVLEKAKKASVMALVVVAEHSGEFEKIMQLSERYNGFVLPCLGIHPVQGVSSEDQRSVTLKDLDIALPIIENYKDQLLAIGEVGLDFSPRIAGTDEQKEEQRQVLIRQVQLARRLNLPLNIHSRSAGRPTISLLREQGADKVLLHAFDGRPSVAMEGVRAGYFFSIPPSIIRSGQKQKLVKQLPLTSICLETDSPALGPEKQVRNEPHNISIAAEYIAQVKGISVEEVIEVTTQNALKLFPKLRHLLQK; translated from the exons ATGGGGTCGGTGGGCGTAGGGCTGGTGGACTGTCACTGTCACCTCTCCGCCCCGGATTTTGACCAC GATCTGGATGATGTGTTGGAGAAAGCCAAGAAA GCCAGTGTTATGGCTCTTGTGGTGGTTGCTGAACATTCAGGAGAATTTGAAAAGATTATGCAGCTTTCAGAAAG GTATAATGGATTTGTCCTGCCATGCTTGGGTATTCACCCTGTTCAGGGAGTTTCATCAGAAGACCAAAGAAGTGTCACATTAAAG gatTTGGATATAGCTTTGCCCATTATCGAGAATTATAAGGATCAATTGTTGGCAATTGGAGAG gttGGACTAGATTTCTCCCCCAGAATTGCTGGCACTGATGAACAGAAGGAAGAGCAAAGACAAGTCCTAATCAGACAGGTCCAATTGGCCAGAAGACTCAATTTGCCTTT AAACATTCACTCACGCTCAGCTGGAAGACCCACCATCAGCCTCTTACGGGAGCAAG GTGCCGACAAAGTGCTGCTGCATGCGTTTGATGGTCGGCCGTCTGTAGCCATGGAAGGTGTAAGAGCTGGGTACTTCTTCTCAATTCCTCCTTCTATCATAAGAAGTGGACAG aaGCAGAAACTTGTGAAACAGTTGCCTTTAACTTCAATTTGCTTAGAAACAGATTCACCTGCACTTGGACCAGAAAAAcag GTACGGAATGAACCCCACAACATTTCCATTGCAGCAGAATATATTGCCCAGGTAAAAGGAATCTCAGTGGAGGAAGTTATAGAAGTGACAACTCAGAATGCATTGAAGCTGTTTCCCAAGCTTCGGCACCTGCTCCAGAAATAG
- the TATDN3 gene encoding putative deoxyribonuclease TATDN3 isoform X8, with amino-acid sequence MGSVGVGLVDCHCHLSAPDFDHASVMALVVVAEHSGEFEKIMQLSERYNGFVLPCLGIHPVQGVSSEDQRSVTLKDLDIALPIIENYKDQLLAIGEVGLDFSPRIAGTDEQKEEQRQVLIRQVQLARRLNLPFRNIHSRSAGRPTISLLREQGADKVLLHAFDGRPSVAMEGVRAGYFFSIPPSIIRSGQKQKLVKQLPLTSICLETDSPALGPEKQVRNEPHNISIAAEYIAQVKGISVEEVIEVTTQNALKLFPKLRHLLQK; translated from the exons ATGGGGTCGGTGGGCGTAGGGCTGGTGGACTGTCACTGTCACCTCTCCGCCCCGGATTTTGACCAC GCCAGTGTTATGGCTCTTGTGGTGGTTGCTGAACATTCAGGAGAATTTGAAAAGATTATGCAGCTTTCAGAAAG GTATAATGGATTTGTCCTGCCATGCTTGGGTATTCACCCTGTTCAGGGAGTTTCATCAGAAGACCAAAGAAGTGTCACATTAAAG gatTTGGATATAGCTTTGCCCATTATCGAGAATTATAAGGATCAATTGTTGGCAATTGGAGAG gttGGACTAGATTTCTCCCCCAGAATTGCTGGCACTGATGAACAGAAGGAAGAGCAAAGACAAGTCCTAATCAGACAGGTCCAATTGGCCAGAAGACTCAATTTGCCTTT cAGAAACATTCACTCACGCTCAGCTGGAAGACCCACCATCAGCCTCTTACGGGAGCAAG GTGCCGACAAAGTGCTGCTGCATGCGTTTGATGGTCGGCCGTCTGTAGCCATGGAAGGTGTAAGAGCTGGGTACTTCTTCTCAATTCCTCCTTCTATCATAAGAAGTGGACAG aaGCAGAAACTTGTGAAACAGTTGCCTTTAACTTCAATTTGCTTAGAAACAGATTCACCTGCACTTGGACCAGAAAAAcag GTACGGAATGAACCCCACAACATTTCCATTGCAGCAGAATATATTGCCCAGGTAAAAGGAATCTCAGTGGAGGAAGTTATAGAAGTGACAACTCAGAATGCATTGAAGCTGTTTCCCAAGCTTCGGCACCTGCTCCAGAAATAG
- the TATDN3 gene encoding putative deoxyribonuclease TATDN3 isoform X10: MGSVGVGLVDCHCHLSAPDFDHASVMALVVVAEHSGEFEKIMQLSERYNGFVLPCLGIHPVQGVSSEDQRSVTLKDLDIALPIIENYKDQLLAIGEVGLDFSPRIAGTDEQKEEQRQVLIRQVQLARRLNLPLNIHSRSAGRPTISLLREQGADKVLLHAFDGRPSVAMEGVRAGYFFSIPPSIIRSGQQKLVKQLPLTSICLETDSPALGPEKQVRNEPHNISIAAEYIAQVKGISVEEVIEVTTQNALKLFPKLRHLLQK, encoded by the exons ATGGGGTCGGTGGGCGTAGGGCTGGTGGACTGTCACTGTCACCTCTCCGCCCCGGATTTTGACCAC GCCAGTGTTATGGCTCTTGTGGTGGTTGCTGAACATTCAGGAGAATTTGAAAAGATTATGCAGCTTTCAGAAAG GTATAATGGATTTGTCCTGCCATGCTTGGGTATTCACCCTGTTCAGGGAGTTTCATCAGAAGACCAAAGAAGTGTCACATTAAAG gatTTGGATATAGCTTTGCCCATTATCGAGAATTATAAGGATCAATTGTTGGCAATTGGAGAG gttGGACTAGATTTCTCCCCCAGAATTGCTGGCACTGATGAACAGAAGGAAGAGCAAAGACAAGTCCTAATCAGACAGGTCCAATTGGCCAGAAGACTCAATTTGCCTTT AAACATTCACTCACGCTCAGCTGGAAGACCCACCATCAGCCTCTTACGGGAGCAAG GTGCCGACAAAGTGCTGCTGCATGCGTTTGATGGTCGGCCGTCTGTAGCCATGGAAGGTGTAAGAGCTGGGTACTTCTTCTCAATTCCTCCTTCTATCATAAGAAGTGGACAG CAGAAACTTGTGAAACAGTTGCCTTTAACTTCAATTTGCTTAGAAACAGATTCACCTGCACTTGGACCAGAAAAAcag GTACGGAATGAACCCCACAACATTTCCATTGCAGCAGAATATATTGCCCAGGTAAAAGGAATCTCAGTGGAGGAAGTTATAGAAGTGACAACTCAGAATGCATTGAAGCTGTTTCCCAAGCTTCGGCACCTGCTCCAGAAATAG
- the TATDN3 gene encoding putative deoxyribonuclease TATDN3 isoform X9 — MGSVGVGLVDCHCHLSAPDFDHASVMALVVVAEHSGEFEKIMQLSERYNGFVLPCLGIHPVQGVSSEDQRSVTLKDLDIALPIIENYKDQLLAIGEVGLDFSPRIAGTDEQKEEQRQVLIRQVQLARRLNLPLNIHSRSAGRPTISLLREQGADKVLLHAFDGRPSVAMEGVRAGYFFSIPPSIIRSGQKQKLVKQLPLTSICLETDSPALGPEKQVRNEPHNISIAAEYIAQVKGISVEEVIEVTTQNALKLFPKLRHLLQK; from the exons ATGGGGTCGGTGGGCGTAGGGCTGGTGGACTGTCACTGTCACCTCTCCGCCCCGGATTTTGACCAC GCCAGTGTTATGGCTCTTGTGGTGGTTGCTGAACATTCAGGAGAATTTGAAAAGATTATGCAGCTTTCAGAAAG GTATAATGGATTTGTCCTGCCATGCTTGGGTATTCACCCTGTTCAGGGAGTTTCATCAGAAGACCAAAGAAGTGTCACATTAAAG gatTTGGATATAGCTTTGCCCATTATCGAGAATTATAAGGATCAATTGTTGGCAATTGGAGAG gttGGACTAGATTTCTCCCCCAGAATTGCTGGCACTGATGAACAGAAGGAAGAGCAAAGACAAGTCCTAATCAGACAGGTCCAATTGGCCAGAAGACTCAATTTGCCTTT AAACATTCACTCACGCTCAGCTGGAAGACCCACCATCAGCCTCTTACGGGAGCAAG GTGCCGACAAAGTGCTGCTGCATGCGTTTGATGGTCGGCCGTCTGTAGCCATGGAAGGTGTAAGAGCTGGGTACTTCTTCTCAATTCCTCCTTCTATCATAAGAAGTGGACAG aaGCAGAAACTTGTGAAACAGTTGCCTTTAACTTCAATTTGCTTAGAAACAGATTCACCTGCACTTGGACCAGAAAAAcag GTACGGAATGAACCCCACAACATTTCCATTGCAGCAGAATATATTGCCCAGGTAAAAGGAATCTCAGTGGAGGAAGTTATAGAAGTGACAACTCAGAATGCATTGAAGCTGTTTCCCAAGCTTCGGCACCTGCTCCAGAAATAG
- the TATDN3 gene encoding putative deoxyribonuclease TATDN3 isoform X3 has protein sequence MGGNSEGGSAGFQGGRSTRPAGNSFRPGSSVPAEAPRDLDDVLEKAKKASVMALVVVAEHSGEFEKIMQLSERYNGFVLPCLGIHPVQGVSSEDQRSVTLKDLDIALPIIENYKDQLLAIGEVGLDFSPRIAGTDEQKEEQRQVLIRQVQLARRLNLPFRNIHSRSAGRPTISLLREQGADKVLLHAFDGRPSVAMEGVRAGYFFSIPPSIIRSGQQKLVKQLPLTSICLETDSPALGPEKQVRNEPHNISIAAEYIAQVKGISVEEVIEVTTQNALKLFPKLRHLLQK, from the exons ATGGGCGGGAACTCTGAGGGCGGAAGTGCGGGTTTCCAGGGAGGAAGGAGCACGCGTCCGGCCGGAAACTCGTTCCGCCCGGGCAGCAGCGTTCCGGCTGAGGCCCCGCGG GATCTGGATGATGTGTTGGAGAAAGCCAAGAAA GCCAGTGTTATGGCTCTTGTGGTGGTTGCTGAACATTCAGGAGAATTTGAAAAGATTATGCAGCTTTCAGAAAG GTATAATGGATTTGTCCTGCCATGCTTGGGTATTCACCCTGTTCAGGGAGTTTCATCAGAAGACCAAAGAAGTGTCACATTAAAG gatTTGGATATAGCTTTGCCCATTATCGAGAATTATAAGGATCAATTGTTGGCAATTGGAGAG gttGGACTAGATTTCTCCCCCAGAATTGCTGGCACTGATGAACAGAAGGAAGAGCAAAGACAAGTCCTAATCAGACAGGTCCAATTGGCCAGAAGACTCAATTTGCCTTT cAGAAACATTCACTCACGCTCAGCTGGAAGACCCACCATCAGCCTCTTACGGGAGCAAG GTGCCGACAAAGTGCTGCTGCATGCGTTTGATGGTCGGCCGTCTGTAGCCATGGAAGGTGTAAGAGCTGGGTACTTCTTCTCAATTCCTCCTTCTATCATAAGAAGTGGACAG CAGAAACTTGTGAAACAGTTGCCTTTAACTTCAATTTGCTTAGAAACAGATTCACCTGCACTTGGACCAGAAAAAcag GTACGGAATGAACCCCACAACATTTCCATTGCAGCAGAATATATTGCCCAGGTAAAAGGAATCTCAGTGGAGGAAGTTATAGAAGTGACAACTCAGAATGCATTGAAGCTGTTTCCCAAGCTTCGGCACCTGCTCCAGAAATAG
- the TATDN3 gene encoding putative deoxyribonuclease TATDN3 isoform X1: MGGNSEGGSAGFQGGRSTRPAGNSFRPGSSVPAEAPRDLDDVLEKAKKASVMALVVVAEHSGEFEKIMQLSERYNGFVLPCLGIHPVQGVSSEDQRSVTLKDLDIALPIIENYKDQLLAIGEVGLDFSPRIAGTDEQKEEQRQVLIRQVQLARRLNLPFRNIHSRSAGRPTISLLREQGADKVLLHAFDGRPSVAMEGVRAGYFFSIPPSIIRSGQKQKLVKQLPLTSICLETDSPALGPEKQVRNEPHNISIAAEYIAQVKGISVEEVIEVTTQNALKLFPKLRHLLQK, translated from the exons ATGGGCGGGAACTCTGAGGGCGGAAGTGCGGGTTTCCAGGGAGGAAGGAGCACGCGTCCGGCCGGAAACTCGTTCCGCCCGGGCAGCAGCGTTCCGGCTGAGGCCCCGCGG GATCTGGATGATGTGTTGGAGAAAGCCAAGAAA GCCAGTGTTATGGCTCTTGTGGTGGTTGCTGAACATTCAGGAGAATTTGAAAAGATTATGCAGCTTTCAGAAAG GTATAATGGATTTGTCCTGCCATGCTTGGGTATTCACCCTGTTCAGGGAGTTTCATCAGAAGACCAAAGAAGTGTCACATTAAAG gatTTGGATATAGCTTTGCCCATTATCGAGAATTATAAGGATCAATTGTTGGCAATTGGAGAG gttGGACTAGATTTCTCCCCCAGAATTGCTGGCACTGATGAACAGAAGGAAGAGCAAAGACAAGTCCTAATCAGACAGGTCCAATTGGCCAGAAGACTCAATTTGCCTTT cAGAAACATTCACTCACGCTCAGCTGGAAGACCCACCATCAGCCTCTTACGGGAGCAAG GTGCCGACAAAGTGCTGCTGCATGCGTTTGATGGTCGGCCGTCTGTAGCCATGGAAGGTGTAAGAGCTGGGTACTTCTTCTCAATTCCTCCTTCTATCATAAGAAGTGGACAG aaGCAGAAACTTGTGAAACAGTTGCCTTTAACTTCAATTTGCTTAGAAACAGATTCACCTGCACTTGGACCAGAAAAAcag GTACGGAATGAACCCCACAACATTTCCATTGCAGCAGAATATATTGCCCAGGTAAAAGGAATCTCAGTGGAGGAAGTTATAGAAGTGACAACTCAGAATGCATTGAAGCTGTTTCCCAAGCTTCGGCACCTGCTCCAGAAATAG
- the TATDN3 gene encoding putative deoxyribonuclease TATDN3 isoform X4, which yields MGGNSEGGSAGFQGGRSTRPAGNSFRPGSSVPAEAPRDLDDVLEKAKKASVMALVVVAEHSGEFEKIMQLSERYNGFVLPCLGIHPVQGVSSEDQRSVTLKDLDIALPIIENYKDQLLAIGEVGLDFSPRIAGTDEQKEEQRQVLIRQVQLARRLNLPLNIHSRSAGRPTISLLREQGADKVLLHAFDGRPSVAMEGVRAGYFFSIPPSIIRSGQQKLVKQLPLTSICLETDSPALGPEKQVRNEPHNISIAAEYIAQVKGISVEEVIEVTTQNALKLFPKLRHLLQK from the exons ATGGGCGGGAACTCTGAGGGCGGAAGTGCGGGTTTCCAGGGAGGAAGGAGCACGCGTCCGGCCGGAAACTCGTTCCGCCCGGGCAGCAGCGTTCCGGCTGAGGCCCCGCGG GATCTGGATGATGTGTTGGAGAAAGCCAAGAAA GCCAGTGTTATGGCTCTTGTGGTGGTTGCTGAACATTCAGGAGAATTTGAAAAGATTATGCAGCTTTCAGAAAG GTATAATGGATTTGTCCTGCCATGCTTGGGTATTCACCCTGTTCAGGGAGTTTCATCAGAAGACCAAAGAAGTGTCACATTAAAG gatTTGGATATAGCTTTGCCCATTATCGAGAATTATAAGGATCAATTGTTGGCAATTGGAGAG gttGGACTAGATTTCTCCCCCAGAATTGCTGGCACTGATGAACAGAAGGAAGAGCAAAGACAAGTCCTAATCAGACAGGTCCAATTGGCCAGAAGACTCAATTTGCCTTT AAACATTCACTCACGCTCAGCTGGAAGACCCACCATCAGCCTCTTACGGGAGCAAG GTGCCGACAAAGTGCTGCTGCATGCGTTTGATGGTCGGCCGTCTGTAGCCATGGAAGGTGTAAGAGCTGGGTACTTCTTCTCAATTCCTCCTTCTATCATAAGAAGTGGACAG CAGAAACTTGTGAAACAGTTGCCTTTAACTTCAATTTGCTTAGAAACAGATTCACCTGCACTTGGACCAGAAAAAcag GTACGGAATGAACCCCACAACATTTCCATTGCAGCAGAATATATTGCCCAGGTAAAAGGAATCTCAGTGGAGGAAGTTATAGAAGTGACAACTCAGAATGCATTGAAGCTGTTTCCCAAGCTTCGGCACCTGCTCCAGAAATAG
- the TATDN3 gene encoding putative deoxyribonuclease TATDN3 isoform X2 produces MGGNSEGGSAGFQGGRSTRPAGNSFRPGSSVPAEAPRDLDDVLEKAKKASVMALVVVAEHSGEFEKIMQLSERYNGFVLPCLGIHPVQGVSSEDQRSVTLKDLDIALPIIENYKDQLLAIGEVGLDFSPRIAGTDEQKEEQRQVLIRQVQLARRLNLPLNIHSRSAGRPTISLLREQGADKVLLHAFDGRPSVAMEGVRAGYFFSIPPSIIRSGQKQKLVKQLPLTSICLETDSPALGPEKQVRNEPHNISIAAEYIAQVKGISVEEVIEVTTQNALKLFPKLRHLLQK; encoded by the exons ATGGGCGGGAACTCTGAGGGCGGAAGTGCGGGTTTCCAGGGAGGAAGGAGCACGCGTCCGGCCGGAAACTCGTTCCGCCCGGGCAGCAGCGTTCCGGCTGAGGCCCCGCGG GATCTGGATGATGTGTTGGAGAAAGCCAAGAAA GCCAGTGTTATGGCTCTTGTGGTGGTTGCTGAACATTCAGGAGAATTTGAAAAGATTATGCAGCTTTCAGAAAG GTATAATGGATTTGTCCTGCCATGCTTGGGTATTCACCCTGTTCAGGGAGTTTCATCAGAAGACCAAAGAAGTGTCACATTAAAG gatTTGGATATAGCTTTGCCCATTATCGAGAATTATAAGGATCAATTGTTGGCAATTGGAGAG gttGGACTAGATTTCTCCCCCAGAATTGCTGGCACTGATGAACAGAAGGAAGAGCAAAGACAAGTCCTAATCAGACAGGTCCAATTGGCCAGAAGACTCAATTTGCCTTT AAACATTCACTCACGCTCAGCTGGAAGACCCACCATCAGCCTCTTACGGGAGCAAG GTGCCGACAAAGTGCTGCTGCATGCGTTTGATGGTCGGCCGTCTGTAGCCATGGAAGGTGTAAGAGCTGGGTACTTCTTCTCAATTCCTCCTTCTATCATAAGAAGTGGACAG aaGCAGAAACTTGTGAAACAGTTGCCTTTAACTTCAATTTGCTTAGAAACAGATTCACCTGCACTTGGACCAGAAAAAcag GTACGGAATGAACCCCACAACATTTCCATTGCAGCAGAATATATTGCCCAGGTAAAAGGAATCTCAGTGGAGGAAGTTATAGAAGTGACAACTCAGAATGCATTGAAGCTGTTTCCCAAGCTTCGGCACCTGCTCCAGAAATAG